A window of Ptychodera flava strain L36383 chromosome 1, AS_Pfla_20210202, whole genome shotgun sequence contains these coding sequences:
- the LOC139149705 gene encoding uncharacterized protein, giving the protein MFFRSRALADILQPLVGNTVHHVKNSKHLAEEMETCTIGEDEIFNSHDVVSLFTNTPIDYALDIIKERLVGDSKLKSRTLLSVDDIIELLKFIVNTTYFVFREQIYQQLFGTAMGSPVSPIVANLFMEHLEQQAIVTAPLNCKPSLWKRYVDDILEKIKKGEVDNLTEHINKVDPTGSIKFTYEPEVEGQIPFLDTLIVRRDDGSVKLLVYRKKTHTDQYLNFASHHPLHHKLGVIRTLLDRSKNIITLEEDRIKEEEHIKMALSRCGYPDWSIKKVQEEM; this is encoded by the coding sequence ATGTTCTTCAGGTCGAGAGCACTTGCGGACATCTTACAACCCTTAGTTGGCAACACTGTCCATCATGTCAAGAATTCCAAACACTTGGCGGAAGAGATGGAAACCTGTACGATAGGGGAAGATGAGATATTTAATTCGCACGATGTTGTATCACTCTTTACAAACACACCCATTGATTATGCCCTGGATATAATCAAGGAGAGACTGGTAGGTGACTCTAAATTAAAATCAAGGACGCTGTTATCAGTAGATGACATCATAGAGCTTCTGAAGTTTATAGTCAACAcaacatattttgtatttagGGAGCAGATTTACCAGCAGCTATTTGGCACAGCGATGGGTAGCCCAGTGTCTCCAATTGTTGCTAATTTGTTCATGGAGCACTTAGAACAGCAGGCTATAGTAACAGCACCATTAAACTGTAAACCCTCACTATGGAAAAGATATGTAGATGACATCTTGGAGAAAATAAAGAAAGGGGAAGTGGATAATCTAACTGAACATATCAATAAAGTGGATCCAACAGGCAGTATTAAATTCACATATGAACCCGAAGTAGAAGGACAGATTCCATTCCTTGACACCCTCATTGTAAGACGAGATGATGGCAGCGTTAAGTTACTGGTATACCGCAAGAAAACCCATACGGACCAGTATCTGAATTTTGCATCCCACCATCCCCTACATCATAAGTTGGGAGTCATAAGAACGTTACTTGATAGAAGCAAGAACATCATCACTTTAGAAGAAGATAGGATAAAAGAAGAAGAACACATAAAAATGGCTCTCAGTAGATGTGGTTATCCGGATTGGTCAATAAAGAAAGTCCAAGAAGAAATGTAG